The DNA sequence TAGCCAGATGTTCAGTGGAGGTGAGCAGGCTTGCGCGCCTCGATCAGGAACCTTGCGCTGTACGCGGTGAACGACCCCTCCCGCCCGATCAGCTCGTGCAGCTCCCGCAGCCGGTCGCGATACGTCGCCACGTCGAAGCCGGGCACGATCCAGATCACCTTGCGCAGGTAGACGACCACCGCCGCGACGTCGAAGAACTCGGTGCGCAGCGACGCCGAGCGCAGGTCGGCCACGTCGAGCCCGGTGGCCCGCGCCGCCGCGGCCGCCGTCTCGGGGTCGCGCGCGGTGCCGCCGTCCAGCGGGCCGAGGAAGAACTCGGCCAGCCCGAACACCGAGCGCGGCCCGATCTGCTGCGACAGGTACGTCCCACCCGGGGCCAGCACCCGCGCCACCTCGGCCCAGTCGGTGACGGTCGGATGGCGGCTCACCACCAGGTCGAACGAGGCGTCCGGGAACGGCAGCGGCTCGCGGTCCGCGTGCTCGACCACGGTCGCGCCCAGCCGGGCGAGGTTGCGCCGGGCCAGGGCGAGGTTCGGCGCCCAGCCCTCGGTGGCCACCAGCACGGGCGGCACGTGCTCCAGCTCCGCGGTGACCTCGCCGCCGCCGGTCTGAAGGTCCAGCGCCGCGCGGGCGGTCGCCATCCGGTCGGCCACCAGCTTGGCGTATCCCCACGGCGGGCGCTGCTCGGTGGCCCGCCCCGCGAACCACGAGAAGTCCCAGCCGTCCACCGGCGCCGCGGCGCCCTCGGCCAGCAGCTCGTCGAATGTGCGATCTTGGCTCACGGCGCCAGTCTCGACTGACTTATCCTGAATGTCGACTGATTTCACGCGAAACTATCGACCGGGCCAGGGTCCGACACTACCATCCACGTAGTTAAATCGATTCGTCGCGTGAGGGGACACCGATGACGCAGACGCCTCAGGTCATGCCCGCCCGCAACTATCCGTTCGGCGAGGCCGACCGGCTCAACCTCGACCCGTTCTACGCCCATCTGCGCGGCGCCGAACCGCTGACGCGGGTGCGGCTGCCGTACGGGGAGGAGGCCTGGCTGGCCACCCGTTACGACGACGTGCGGACGGTGCTCGGCGACGCCCGGTTCAGCAGGGCCGCCAGCGTCGGCCGCGACGAGCCGCGCACCCACCCGCGCCAGGGCGACTCCGGGATGCTGTCCATGGACCCGCCCGAGCACACCCGGCTGCGCAAGCTCGTGGCCAAGGCGTTCACCGCCCGCCGCGTGGAGACGCTGCGCCCGCGCACCCAGCAGATCGCCGACGGCCTGCTCGACGCGTTCGAGGCCGGGGGCTCCCCCGGCGACCTGTGCGAGCACTACGCCACCCCGCTGCCGGTCGCGGTCATCTGCGAGCTGCTGGGCGTGCCCTTCGAGGACCGGGACAGGTTCCAGGTCTGGTCCGAGGCGATCATCTCGACCACCTCGCTCACCCCCGAGCAGATCCAGGACTACCTCAACAACCTGTGGGGGTACATCGGGCAGCTCATCGCGCAGCGCCGGGTCCAGGAGACCGACGACCTGCTCGGGGCGCTCGTGCGCGCCCGCGACGAGGACAACGACCGCCTGTCCGAGCAGGAGCTGGTGCAGCTGTCGGCGGGCCTGCTCGCGGCCGGGCACGAGACCACGGTCACCCAGATCCCCAACTTCGTGTACGTGCTGCTCACCAACCCCGACCGCTATCGCGAACTGGTCGCCCACCCCGACCGGATCCCCGCCGCCGTCGAGGAGCTGATGCGGTACGTGCCCCTGGGCACCGCCGCCGCGTTCGCCCGGTATGCCACCGAGGACGTCCTGCTGGGCGACATCCTGGTCCGCGCCGGTGAGCCGGTGCTCGGCTCGCTCGCCGCCGCCAACCGCGACCCGCGGATCTTCGACCACCCCGAGGACCTGGACTTCTCCCGCGAGACCAACCCGCACATGGGCTTCGGACACGGCCTGCACCACTGCGTCGGCGCGCAGCTGGCCAGAATGGAGCTCCAGGTGGCGATCAGCTCGCTGGTCGCCCGTTTCCCGAACCTGGAACTGGCCGTTGCCGAAGGGGAGCTGGAGTGGAAGAAGGGCATGCTGGTGCGGGGTCTGCGAGCACTTCCGGTGCGCTGGTGAGCGGGCAGTGGCGGGTCCAGGTCGACCCGGGGCGCTGCATCGGCTCGGGCCTGTGCGCGGGCTCGGCGCCGGACCACTTCGAGCTGGTCGACAAGAAGTCGCGCCCGGTGCGTGAGCTGGTCGACCCGAGCGATGAGGTCTCGGACGCGGCCGACTGCTGCCCCGTCGAGGCCATCCTGGTCACCGACGCCGCCACCGCCGAAACCATCGCCCCCGCCTGACCCGTTTTGCATTGACGCTGGCCTATCTAGAGGACGATTCTCCAAGATCTGTCCTCTAGATAGGTCAGCGTCAATGCTAAGTGGGGCGGGTCGGCCGCTGGCGTGACGTGGCCGACAGTGGGGCCCCGGAAAGTGGCGCGATTCGGCTCTGCCCCGTTCGGCTGCGTACAGTTTGCGGGCATGATGGGCGAGCGCACGGGACGGGCAGGGGCATGACGGTCGACGAGTACGGGCAGGGCATCGACCCCGACCGCCTGGAAGCCTGCCTGAACGTCCTCGCCGAGGTCGAGAAGCTGCCCCCCGGCCACCCGGACGCGGTCGCCGTACGCCGTGCCGTGGGCCACCTGTTCAAGGTCGTCAAGCAGCAGCGGCGCCGGGACCGGCGCGAGGAGGTCCTCGCCGCCGACGAGGCGGTCACCGCCGCGACGGCCACCGGGGCGCCCGGCCGCATCGACGACGAGACCTCGGGCGTGTTCGGCCTGAGCTCGCCGACCGAGGGCGACGTCGCCGGCCACCTGCGCCAGGCGCGGGCCTGCTACACCTGCAAGGACCGCTACACCCAGGTGGACGCGTTCTACCACCAGCTGTGCCCACCGTGCGCGCAGCTGAACCGGGAGCGCCGCGAGGCGCGCGCGGACCTGACCGGGCGGCGGGCGCTGCTGACCGGCGGCCGCGCCAAGATCGGCATGTACATCGCGCTGCGGCTGCTGCGCGACGGCGCGCACACCACGATCACCACCCGGTTCCCCAGCGACGCGGTGCGCCGGTTCAAGGCGCAGCCCGACAGCGCGGACTGGCTGCACCGGCTGCGCATCGTCGGCATCGACCTGCGCGACCCGGCGCAGGTGGTGGCGCTGGCCGACTCGGTCGCCGCGCAGGGCCCGCTCGACATCCTGATCAACAACGCGGCGCAGACGGTGCGCCGGTCGCCGCAGGCGTACGCGCAGCTGCTGGCCGCCGAGTCCGCGCCGCTGCCGGACGGGCCGATGCCGGAGCTGATCGCGTTCGGGCACTACCGGGGCGACAGCCCGGCGGCGGCCGCGATCCAGGCGATGCCGCACCAGCAGCTCAGCCCGGAGCTGGTGACCTCGCTCGCGCTGTCGGCCGGCGGGGCCTCGCTGGAGCGCATCGCCGCCCATACCGCCATCGACGCGGGCGGCCTGGTGCCCGACCTCGACTCCAGCAACAGCTGGGTGCAGGTGGTGCAGGAGGTCGACCCGATCGAGCTGCTGGAAGTGCAGCTGTGCAACGTCACCGCCCCGTTCGTCCTGGTCAGCCGCTTGCGGGCGGCGATGGCCGCGTCCGGCGCGCGGCGCAAGTACGTGGTGAACGTGTCGGCGATGGAAGGGCAGTTCAGCCGCCGGTACAAGGGGCCGGGGCACCCGCACACGAACATGGCCAAGGCCGCCCTGAACATGCTGACGCGCACCAGCGCGGGCGAGATGCTGACCGACGG is a window from the Catellatospora sp. TT07R-123 genome containing:
- a CDS encoding class I SAM-dependent methyltransferase: MSQDRTFDELLAEGAAAPVDGWDFSWFAGRATEQRPPWGYAKLVADRMATARAALDLQTGGGEVTAELEHVPPVLVATEGWAPNLALARRNLARLGATVVEHADREPLPFPDASFDLVVSRHPTVTDWAEVARVLAPGGTYLSQQIGPRSVFGLAEFFLGPLDGGTARDPETAAAAARATGLDVADLRSASLRTEFFDVAAVVVYLRKVIWIVPGFDVATYRDRLRELHELIGREGSFTAYSARFLIEARKPAHLH
- a CDS encoding cytochrome P450; this translates as MTQTPQVMPARNYPFGEADRLNLDPFYAHLRGAEPLTRVRLPYGEEAWLATRYDDVRTVLGDARFSRAASVGRDEPRTHPRQGDSGMLSMDPPEHTRLRKLVAKAFTARRVETLRPRTQQIADGLLDAFEAGGSPGDLCEHYATPLPVAVICELLGVPFEDRDRFQVWSEAIISTTSLTPEQIQDYLNNLWGYIGQLIAQRRVQETDDLLGALVRARDEDNDRLSEQELVQLSAGLLAAGHETTVTQIPNFVYVLLTNPDRYRELVAHPDRIPAAVEELMRYVPLGTAAAFARYATEDVLLGDILVRAGEPVLGSLAAANRDPRIFDHPEDLDFSRETNPHMGFGHGLHHCVGAQLARMELQVAISSLVARFPNLELAVAEGELEWKKGMLVRGLRALPVRW
- a CDS encoding ferredoxin, encoding MSGQWRVQVDPGRCIGSGLCAGSAPDHFELVDKKSRPVRELVDPSDEVSDAADCCPVEAILVTDAATAETIAPA
- a CDS encoding SDR family NAD(P)-dependent oxidoreductase, which translates into the protein MTVDEYGQGIDPDRLEACLNVLAEVEKLPPGHPDAVAVRRAVGHLFKVVKQQRRRDRREEVLAADEAVTAATATGAPGRIDDETSGVFGLSSPTEGDVAGHLRQARACYTCKDRYTQVDAFYHQLCPPCAQLNRERREARADLTGRRALLTGGRAKIGMYIALRLLRDGAHTTITTRFPSDAVRRFKAQPDSADWLHRLRIVGIDLRDPAQVVALADSVAAQGPLDILINNAAQTVRRSPQAYAQLLAAESAPLPDGPMPELIAFGHYRGDSPAAAAIQAMPHQQLSPELVTSLALSAGGASLERIAAHTAIDAGGLVPDLDSSNSWVQVVQEVDPIELLEVQLCNVTAPFVLVSRLRAAMAASGARRKYVVNVSAMEGQFSRRYKGPGHPHTNMAKAALNMLTRTSAGEMLTDGILMTAVDTGWITDERPHPTKIRLAEAGFHAPLDLVDGAARVYDPIVRGELGEDLYGCFLKDYKPSPW